In Synechococcus sp. A18-25c, a single window of DNA contains:
- a CDS encoding HpsJ family protein yields MSASPTDSSLRLSPLMRWLGITLVILLVLQIGVVLSAADWSDSIYQQLLIERLVSQTPMGFVGLLLMLISSRLDHPRTARTPIRWVVCVVSAVLALVMISVILLGLGGNQELVREADQTLDQRRGQLEMARQQSANPDNVKVLGEQLAQAGQLPADATEEEKTEAAQEFIDKQLSQMSDQIKQAERQRNLAVNQRLFGGTISAVVLAVALVLLALVAVL; encoded by the coding sequence GTGTCCGCTTCCCCAACAGATTCCTCGCTGCGTCTGTCACCTCTGATGCGCTGGTTGGGAATCACGTTGGTGATTTTGCTGGTCTTGCAGATCGGCGTGGTGCTCAGTGCTGCGGATTGGAGCGACAGCATCTATCAGCAGCTGCTGATTGAGCGCTTGGTCAGTCAAACGCCGATGGGGTTTGTCGGACTGTTACTCATGCTGATCAGCTCACGGCTCGACCACCCCCGAACCGCTCGAACGCCGATTCGTTGGGTGGTCTGCGTGGTGTCGGCGGTCTTGGCCCTGGTGATGATCTCCGTGATCCTTTTGGGCCTCGGTGGCAACCAGGAACTGGTGCGTGAAGCGGACCAGACCCTTGACCAACGCCGCGGTCAGCTGGAGATGGCCCGGCAGCAGTCCGCTAATCCCGACAATGTGAAGGTGTTGGGTGAGCAACTCGCGCAGGCCGGTCAGCTCCCTGCTGATGCCACTGAAGAAGAAAAAACCGAGGCTGCGCAGGAGTTCATCGACAAGCAGCTCTCTCAAATGAGTGACCAGATCAAGCAGGCGGAGCGCCAGCGCAATCTGGCCGTGAATCAGCGATTGTTTGGTGGAACCATCAGCGCCGTGGTGTTGGCGGTGGCTTTGGTGTTGCTGGCGTTGGTCGCGGTTCTCTGA